The Thermodesulfovibrionales bacterium genome includes a region encoding these proteins:
- the argB gene encoding acetylglutamate kinase — protein sequence MKKLAEKAAVLIEALPYIRNFYGKTFVIKYGGAAQTEEALKESFAQDIVLLNFIGIHTVVVHGGGPKISKTMEQMGKKPLFIQGQRITDRETMDIVEMVLAGIINKEIVNLINSHGGKAVGLSGKDGGLIKARKKLIKKISPETQTEEIIDPGLVGDVEEVDPSILHTLKEKNFIPVIAPVGYDSKGNTLNINADYVAAAIAGALRAEKLILMTDVEGILDEDGHLISSIKASKAEKLIDKVIKGGMIPKVQACISALRQGCSKTYIVDGRIEHALLLEIFTREGLGTEIVL from the coding sequence ATGAAAAAACTTGCTGAAAAGGCAGCTGTTCTAATAGAGGCATTGCCTTATATAAGAAATTTCTATGGAAAGACCTTTGTAATAAAATATGGTGGTGCTGCCCAGACTGAAGAAGCGCTCAAGGAAAGCTTTGCTCAGGATATTGTGCTTTTGAATTTTATAGGGATTCATACTGTTGTTGTCCATGGAGGAGGTCCGAAGATATCAAAGACCATGGAGCAGATGGGGAAAAAGCCCCTCTTCATACAGGGTCAGAGGATAACAGACAGGGAGACAATGGATATTGTGGAGATGGTGCTTGCAGGAATAATAAATAAAGAGATCGTAAATCTCATAAACAGTCACGGTGGTAAGGCTGTTGGTTTAAGTGGAAAGGATGGTGGCCTTATTAAGGCAAGAAAGAAATTGATTAAAAAGATATCTCCTGAGACACAGACAGAGGAGATCATAGATCCAGGACTTGTTGGAGATGTGGAGGAGGTTGATCCATCCATACTCCACACACTTAAGGAAAAAAACTTTATACCTGTCATAGCACCTGTAGGATATGACAGTAAGGGAAACACACTAAATATTAATGCTGATTATGTGGCTGCTGCTATTGCAGGAGCACTGAGGGCTGAAAAACTAATACTCATGACCGATGTTGAGGGAATTCTGGATGAAGATGGTCATCTCATTTCATCCATAAAGGCGTCGAAGGCTGAAAAACTTATTGACAAAGTAATAAAGGGCGGTATGATACCAAAGGTCCAGGCCTGTATCAGTGCCCTCAGGCAGGGATGTTCAAAGACCTATATTGTTGATGGAAGGATTGAGCATGCCCTGCTTCTTGAGATTTTCACCAGGGAAGGTCTCGGTACAGAGATAGTTCTTTGA